The DNA window ATCTTTATCTTTTCCTGAAGCTCTCATGTTGTTCAACTGTTTTGCTTCTACGATGTTTACAACCAAATCTCCCGGCTTGTTTTGCTCACCGATAATCATTCCTGTGTAGATTTCCTCACCCGGATCAACAAAGAACTTACCTCTGTCCTGTAGTTTAGCGATAGAATATTCTGTAGCCGGACCTGTAGTTTTGCTGATTAACACCCCATTGTTTCTTCCAGGAATAGCACCTTTGAAAGGCTTGTATTCTGTGAAACGGTGTGCCATAATAGCTTCCCCTGCAGTAGCTGTCAACATTTGAGAACGTAATCCGATCAAGCCTCTTGAAGGAATTTCGAATTCCATGTGCTGCATTTCACCTTTAGTTTCCATAATGTGAAGGTCACCTTTTCTCTGAGTCGCAAGGTCGATAACTCTTGAAGCAAATTCTTCAGGAACGTCAACAACTAATGATTCATAAGGCTCACAGTTTACCCCGTCGATTTCTCTTAAGATAACCTGCGGCTGACCAATTGTCATTTCATATCCTTCTCTTCTCATTGTTTCGATCAAAACAGATAAGTGAAGAATACCTCTACCGAATACCAAGAAAGTGTTCGCATCATCAGTCTGCTGAACTCTTAATGCTAAGTTTTTCTCTAATTCTTTTGTCAATCTCTCTTTCAAGTGGTTAGATGTTACATATTTACCATCTTTACCGAAGAAAGGTGAATTGTTGATAGAGAACGTCATGTTCAACGTAGGCTCATCAATTGCAGTTCTTTCCAATGGTTCAGGATTTTCAAGATCTACGAATGAATCTCCGATCTGGAATGCATCAAAACCTACTACAGCACAGATATCTCCAGCTTGTACTTCAGTTACTTTTTTCTTTCCTAGTCCTTCGAAAACATAAAGTTCTTTTACTTTTCCTTTTACCACTTTACCATCTGCCTGAGCAAGACCGATCCATTGAGATTCTTTAATTTCACCTCTTGTTACTTTTCCGATCGCAATTCTTCCTAGGAAAGAAGAGAAATCTAAAGAAGTAATCTGCATCTGAAGGTTCCCCTCAGTTACTTTCGGTTCTGGAACATATTGTAAAATTCCATCTAATAATGGTAAAATATCTTCAGTTTGCTCCAACGAAGTGTTGAACCAACCTTGTTTAGAAGATCCGTAGAATGTTGGGAAATCTAATTGTTCTTCAGTAGCTTCAAGGTTGAAGAATAAATCAAATACCTGATCGTGAACTTCGTCCGGACGACAGTTTGGTTTATCAACTTTATTGATAACAACTAATGGTCTCAATCCTAGTTCCAACGCTTTCTGAAGTACGAATCTTGTTTGTGGCATTGGCCCTTCGAACGCATCCACCAACAAAATAACCCCATCAGCCATTTTCAATACTCTTTCTACTTCTCCACCAAAATCGGCGTGACCAGGAGTATCAATTACGTTAATTTTTGTGTCTTTATAAGTAACAGAAATATTCTTGGATAAGATGGTGATCCCTCTTTCTCTTTCAAGATCATTGTTATCCATAATTAACTCTCCACTTTCCTGATTTTCTCTGAAAATGTTGGTAGCGTGAATGATTTTGTCAACCAAAGTAGTCTTCCCGTGGTCAACGTGTGCGATAATCGCAATATTTCTAATGTTTTGCATAAAAGATTTTTACGGGTGCAAAAATAGTGATTTTAAATGAAAAACAATTTCGTTATGTCAATAATTAACATTCTGTTTAAAATACTCGTTTATAGACGAATAAAAAAAGAGTGCTCTAAAAACACTCTCTGATCGTTATAGACATAATGATATTTCACACGGATCTACTGCAGGCGGT is part of the Chryseobacterium lactis genome and encodes:
- the typA gene encoding translational GTPase TypA; translation: MQNIRNIAIIAHVDHGKTTLVDKIIHATNIFRENQESGELIMDNNDLERERGITILSKNISVTYKDTKINVIDTPGHADFGGEVERVLKMADGVILLVDAFEGPMPQTRFVLQKALELGLRPLVVINKVDKPNCRPDEVHDQVFDLFFNLEATEEQLDFPTFYGSSKQGWFNTSLEQTEDILPLLDGILQYVPEPKVTEGNLQMQITSLDFSSFLGRIAIGKVTRGEIKESQWIGLAQADGKVVKGKVKELYVFEGLGKKKVTEVQAGDICAVVGFDAFQIGDSFVDLENPEPLERTAIDEPTLNMTFSINNSPFFGKDGKYVTSNHLKERLTKELEKNLALRVQQTDDANTFLVFGRGILHLSVLIETMRREGYEMTIGQPQVILREIDGVNCEPYESLVVDVPEEFASRVIDLATQRKGDLHIMETKGEMQHMEFEIPSRGLIGLRSQMLTATAGEAIMAHRFTEYKPFKGAIPGRNNGVLISKTTGPATEYSIAKLQDRGKFFVDPGEEIYTGMIIGEQNKPGDLVVNIVEAKQLNNMRASGKDKDTGVAPKILFSLEECMEYIQSDEAIEVTPNFIRMRKKILSEEERKRVERSAKA